One Brassica napus cultivar Da-Ae chromosome C2, Da-Ae, whole genome shotgun sequence DNA window includes the following coding sequences:
- the LOC111201748 gene encoding uncharacterized protein LOC111201748 — MWTEAQLTVKAPTENSYTGNAHHSESLALEDSRVCYIDGAWKEGDKFTGQGWFCRKSGSTEVMMGAMNLRRSLSPLHAECEALIWAMECMKTLQYSDVVFATDCSQLVKMVSTPEEWPVFSTHMEEFNRSKMFFPYFRIINILRAHNTLADKLARGARSSPSALLYVDSTPPVWLARSAGDSS; from the coding sequence ATGTGGACAGAGGCTCAGCTAACCGTTAAGGCTCCTACAGAGAATTCCTATACTGGGAATGCACATCATTCGGAGTCTCTAGCCCTAGAAGATTCTAGAGTTTGTTATATTGATGGCGCTTGGAAAGAGGGTGATAAGTTCACAGGACAAGGGTGGTTTTGTAGAAAGAGTGGATCAACAGAGGTCATGATGGGGGCGATGAATCTTCGTAGAAGTTTATCACCTCTCCATGCTGAATGTGAAGCACTAatctgggcaatggaatgcatgaagaCCCTCCAATATTCTGATGTAGTTTTTgcgacggattgttctcaactggtgaagatggtgtcgaCACCTGAAGAATGGCCTGTCTTTTCTACACACATGGAAGAATTCAACCGAAGTAAGATGTTCTTCCCCTATTTTCGGATCATAAATATTCTTAGAGCACACAATACCTTGGCGGATAAGCTTGCACGTGGTGCGAGGAGTTCTCCTTCAGCTTTGCTTTATGTCGATTCAACTCCACCGGTTTGGCTTGCTAGATCGGCTGGAGATTCTAGTTAG